One window from the genome of Leptospira broomii serovar Hurstbridge str. 5399 encodes:
- a CDS encoding sodium-translocating pyrophosphatase has product MNSVTIILSLAVLAILTAVIYALKVTRITIGTEGGKDQESKKLVEISSAISEGAMAFLVREYKTISLFIGFMALLIFFLLDNPESVDFNDGLFTAIAFVSGAVISCLSGFIGMKIATAGNVRTAQAAKTSMSKAFRVAFDSGAVMGFGLVGLAVLGMISLFLLYTSMFPNVSKLFLMEALAGFGLGGSAVALFGRVGGGIYTKAADVGADLVGKVEKGIPEDDPRNPATIADNVGDNVGDVAGMGADLFGSCAEATCAALVIGATAAGLSGNVDALLYPLLISAFGIPASLLTSFIARVKEGGNVETVLKIQLWVSTLLVAAIMYFVTNIYMTDSFEIAGKTITKWNVYVSLVVGLFSGMFIGLITEYYTSHSYKPVREVVEASKTGAATNIIYGLALGYQSSVIPVILLVITIVTANLLAGMYGIAIAALGMISTIAIGLTIDAYGPVSDNAGGIAEMAELGKEVRDRTDTLDAAGNTTAAIGKGFAIGSAALTSLALFAAFITRTGTVGLDILNAEVFGGLLFGAMLPFVFTAMTMKSVGKAAVDMVEEVRKQFREIPGIMEGKAKPDYKRCVDISTSAALREMILPGLLVLLTPIVVGYLFGIKSLAGVLAGALVAGVVLAISSANSGGGWDNAKKYIEKAAGGKGSDQHKAAVVGDTVGDPLKDTSGPSINILIKLMAITSLVFAEFFVQQGGLLLRLFH; this is encoded by the coding sequence ATGAATTCGGTAACGATTATTCTGTCCTTGGCCGTCCTGGCAATTTTGACCGCCGTAATTTACGCACTTAAGGTCACCAGGATTACCATCGGAACCGAGGGCGGTAAAGACCAAGAATCCAAAAAACTGGTCGAGATCTCCTCCGCTATTTCTGAAGGCGCTATGGCCTTCCTGGTTCGGGAATATAAAACTATTTCCCTGTTCATCGGCTTTATGGCCTTGTTGATCTTCTTTCTTTTAGATAACCCGGAATCAGTTGATTTCAACGACGGGCTTTTTACGGCCATTGCATTCGTTTCCGGAGCGGTCATTTCTTGCCTTTCCGGCTTTATCGGGATGAAGATCGCGACTGCCGGGAATGTCAGAACGGCCCAGGCGGCAAAAACTTCCATGTCAAAAGCCTTCCGAGTCGCTTTCGATTCAGGCGCTGTGATGGGTTTCGGTTTGGTCGGTCTAGCGGTTCTCGGAATGATCAGCCTTTTCCTTTTGTATACCAGTATGTTTCCGAACGTCAGTAAGCTCTTTCTAATGGAGGCACTCGCAGGATTCGGTCTAGGCGGATCGGCAGTCGCTCTCTTTGGTCGAGTCGGCGGTGGAATTTATACAAAGGCAGCCGACGTCGGTGCGGATCTTGTCGGTAAAGTCGAGAAAGGAATTCCCGAGGATGATCCTCGCAACCCTGCAACGATCGCGGACAACGTCGGCGATAACGTAGGCGACGTAGCAGGAATGGGCGCCGATCTATTCGGTTCCTGTGCGGAAGCGACTTGCGCCGCGTTGGTGATAGGAGCCACTGCAGCCGGTCTTTCCGGAAACGTAGATGCACTTTTATATCCTCTGTTGATTTCGGCATTCGGAATTCCAGCATCTCTTTTAACTTCGTTTATTGCTCGTGTAAAAGAAGGCGGTAATGTCGAGACGGTCTTAAAGATTCAGCTTTGGGTTTCGACTCTGCTAGTCGCAGCGATTATGTATTTCGTGACCAATATTTATATGACCGATTCTTTCGAGATCGCGGGTAAAACGATTACGAAATGGAATGTTTACGTTTCCTTAGTCGTGGGTCTATTCTCCGGAATGTTTATCGGACTGATTACGGAGTACTACACTTCTCATTCTTACAAACCGGTTCGCGAAGTCGTGGAAGCTTCCAAGACCGGTGCGGCCACTAACATCATATACGGCCTGGCATTAGGTTACCAAAGCTCGGTGATTCCGGTAATTTTATTGGTAATCACGATTGTAACCGCGAATCTTTTAGCAGGAATGTACGGAATTGCGATTGCAGCGCTTGGAATGATTTCTACGATCGCGATCGGACTTACAATCGACGCTTACGGACCTGTTTCGGATAACGCGGGTGGAATCGCAGAAATGGCGGAATTAGGCAAAGAAGTTAGGGACCGCACCGATACCCTGGACGCCGCGGGTAATACCACTGCGGCAATAGGTAAAGGATTTGCGATCGGGTCTGCGGCACTTACTTCGCTCGCTCTCTTTGCAGCCTTTATTACGAGAACCGGCACGGTCGGTCTGGATATTTTAAACGCGGAAGTGTTCGGCGGTTTATTATTCGGAGCCATGCTACCTTTCGTTTTTACCGCCATGACGATGAAGTCCGTCGGTAAGGCCGCGGTCGATATGGTAGAGGAAGTTAGAAAACAGTTCCGAGAAATACCCGGAATCATGGAAGGTAAGGCCAAGCCGGATTACAAGCGTTGCGTCGATATTTCGACGTCAGCCGCTCTCCGCGAAATGATCCTGCCCGGTTTACTTGTTCTTTTAACGCCTATCGTTGTTGGCTATCTTTTCGGCATTAAATCTCTTGCGGGAGTTCTTGCAGGAGCTCTTGTCGCAGGAGTGGTTCTTGCAATTTCTTCCGCAAACTCTGGAGGCGGTTGGGATAATGCTAAGAAATATATCGAGAAAGCCGCGGGCGGAAAAGGTTCCGATCAGCATAAAGCGGCCGTTGTGGGAGATACCGTAGGCGATCCCTTAAAGGATACTTCCGGACCTTCGATCAATATCCTTATCAAGCTCATGGCGATTACTAGTCTTGTCTTTGCGGAATTCTTTGTTCAGCAAGGCGGACTCTTATTAAGACTTTTCCATTAA
- a CDS encoding tetratricopeptide repeat protein — translation MRRTFSIWFFLVICTIKSILPLNSTFSWEELLQQAAEEVRRGRYEQGLEKLRIADETGEPRDFRYYWVLGKAQLGQGSELDALRNFRYSLQLQPDQQPLLREMTELYDRLRLPDKALETARVILSKQPDDAELRYRAMIWASRTGNLEYYKNALRELEVSNPYASDERALLDEIRILQSAKKDDDVITRCRKFLPFFPKNKDLHRTCILSYRNKAPKLFEEGLIQRAVIFRDDPVFQHILSMEYLDQKRYADSCALARRALLLALQQSQFPEKDYLVPIRRIYLQNGSVSDLLAMDLLEDVLLKKKKLSGSEWETLLKQTRFNWEILSFAISEINKSERTDESDKAVSDLRQRYLSLRGPEREKDLSRFAGPYYLDSSFESFLENASVGE, via the coding sequence ATGCGACGCACATTTTCCATTTGGTTCTTTCTAGTTATTTGCACTATAAAATCCATCCTACCCTTGAATTCAACCTTTTCTTGGGAGGAGCTCCTGCAACAAGCCGCCGAGGAAGTCCGGAGAGGACGATACGAGCAGGGTTTAGAAAAACTCAGGATTGCGGACGAGACGGGAGAACCGCGAGACTTTCGCTATTATTGGGTGCTCGGAAAAGCCCAATTAGGTCAAGGGAGTGAATTGGACGCATTGAGGAATTTTAGGTATAGTTTACAGCTCCAGCCGGACCAACAACCTCTATTAAGAGAAATGACCGAACTCTACGATAGACTTCGCCTCCCGGATAAGGCGCTGGAAACGGCGAGAGTGATTCTATCTAAGCAACCCGATGATGCGGAACTTCGCTATAGGGCGATGATCTGGGCTTCACGAACAGGAAACCTAGAATATTACAAAAATGCACTACGGGAATTAGAAGTCTCTAATCCTTACGCTTCCGATGAAAGAGCTCTTTTGGACGAAATTCGTATTTTACAATCCGCTAAAAAGGACGACGATGTCATTACTCGTTGCCGTAAATTTCTCCCGTTTTTTCCGAAAAATAAGGACCTCCATCGGACCTGCATACTTTCTTATAGAAACAAGGCCCCGAAATTATTCGAAGAAGGATTGATCCAGCGCGCGGTAATTTTTCGGGACGATCCGGTTTTCCAACATATTCTTTCCATGGAATACTTGGACCAAAAAAGATACGCGGATTCCTGCGCATTGGCAAGACGGGCGCTACTCTTGGCTTTGCAGCAAAGTCAGTTTCCGGAAAAGGATTATCTCGTTCCGATTCGAAGAATTTATCTCCAAAACGGTTCGGTCAGCGATTTGCTCGCAATGGATTTACTGGAAGACGTTCTTTTAAAGAAGAAGAAACTATCCGGGAGCGAATGGGAAACTCTATTGAAGCAAACTAGGTTTAATTGGGAAATATTAAGCTTTGCGATTTCAGAAATAAATAAATCCGAAAGGACTGACGAGTCAGACAAAGCCGTCTCCGATTTACGGCAAAGGTATTTGTCTCTCAGAGGTCCGGAAAGAGAAAAGGATTTATCCAGATTCGCCGGTCCTTATTATTTGGACAGTAGCTTTGAGTCATTTTTGGAAAATGCGTCAGTGGGAGAATAA
- a CDS encoding LIC12231 family lipoprotein produces MIRFWIRPVSLAIISTCFFLFNACIDYHQFPEEFIHKAPEKSASKNILYYKIENGTIFKGKNRLKEIFAKDTPFSETISTSNPPAKGLFIRVQIESVPPSIPAILFGYFSMATLTILPVWSREDGYDVEFQISKDGSPVKSYTYPIRRKVFVWILMLPVVWINGSTYNEQEAFTAITNKFFADSKDFLK; encoded by the coding sequence ATGATTAGATTTTGGATTCGTCCAGTTTCACTTGCAATCATCTCAACTTGTTTCTTTCTCTTCAATGCCTGTATAGATTATCATCAATTTCCCGAAGAGTTCATCCATAAAGCTCCGGAAAAGTCGGCCAGCAAGAACATTCTATATTATAAAATTGAGAACGGAACGATTTTCAAAGGGAAAAATCGTCTAAAAGAAATTTTTGCCAAGGATACTCCTTTTTCTGAAACGATATCTACCTCAAATCCCCCGGCAAAAGGACTATTTATAAGAGTTCAAATCGAGTCCGTTCCCCCAAGCATTCCTGCAATCCTATTCGGTTATTTTTCCATGGCGACTTTAACGATACTTCCTGTCTGGAGTAGAGAGGACGGTTATGACGTGGAGTTCCAAATTTCGAAAGATGGATCTCCCGTAAAATCATACACGTATCCGATTCGTAGAAAAGTTTTCGTCTGGATCCTTATGCTTCCGGTCGTTTGGATAAACGGGTCCACTTATAATGAACAGGAAGCTTTTACAGCAATTACGAATAAGTTCTTCGCTGATTCGAAGGACTTTCTAAAATAA
- a CDS encoding alpha/beta hydrolase has protein sequence MPKFYFPIIFFFKTVCLFCLISGLACTSLYYHPSKQEYFSPEKLGFYSKNIFLTAKDGIRLHLWQITDQHKSSKEPKGVILQFHGNGENMTTHFISLVWLVNQGYELYTYDYRGYGLSGGEPDPESIYEDSLIVLDYAHAYAKSINKKLIVYGQSLGGAIALRSIPDMKAKENLGLVVADGTFFSYRSVAKQIANKTLFPPIGFLLAPFFSDVASPEEYIPKIAPVPLLVIHGTNDPVVPFDNGKEVFRLASDPKIFWEIRGGGHVDWMQLGRSDGAKDFLKLLNGYFEASK, from the coding sequence ATGCCGAAGTTTTACTTTCCTATAATTTTCTTTTTTAAAACAGTTTGTTTGTTCTGTCTGATAAGCGGTTTGGCTTGCACTAGCCTATACTACCATCCGTCAAAGCAGGAGTATTTTTCTCCCGAAAAGCTCGGTTTTTATAGCAAAAACATATTCTTAACCGCCAAAGACGGAATCCGTCTTCATTTATGGCAAATAACAGATCAACATAAATCGTCGAAAGAACCAAAAGGAGTCATTCTTCAGTTCCACGGTAACGGAGAAAATATGACTACGCATTTCATTTCGTTGGTATGGTTGGTGAATCAAGGTTACGAATTATATACATACGATTATCGCGGTTACGGACTTTCGGGCGGCGAACCTGACCCGGAAAGTATTTATGAGGATAGTCTAATTGTCTTGGACTACGCCCATGCGTATGCTAAATCGATTAATAAGAAACTTATCGTTTACGGGCAGAGTCTAGGAGGTGCAATCGCTCTGCGATCCATTCCGGATATGAAGGCAAAAGAGAATCTAGGTTTAGTGGTAGCGGACGGGACTTTTTTTTCCTACCGTTCCGTAGCGAAGCAGATAGCAAACAAAACTTTATTCCCGCCGATAGGATTTCTACTCGCTCCTTTTTTTAGCGACGTGGCCAGCCCGGAGGAATATATCCCGAAGATTGCTCCCGTTCCGCTTTTAGTAATTCACGGCACTAACGATCCGGTTGTTCCGTTCGATAACGGAAAGGAAGTTTTTCGTTTGGCCTCCGACCCGAAAATTTTCTGGGAGATTCGAGGAGGAGGGCATGTGGATTGGATGCAATTAGGACGAAGCGACGGGGCAAAAGATTTCCTGAAATTATTGAACGGTTATTTCGAGGCCTCTAAATAG
- a CDS encoding Lnb N-terminal periplasmic domain-containing protein, which translates to MTKVKRLTFIIVFFLILSLFGQSKKEPELSGENSNSKIEEESVTSSESETPPSNLPKPEDELKRNRFYSTFTPTDPVQSSYLSDLLKQIDEKKLYEEKHWYRLQRYSKNFLGGVESESDSVLYFLSPKGRVSPSEEMRATIRAFFAPEPTEEGTMHPQCIYPERYYWLKQKLSFNPALLQERECVRFQNWREALDPGSITVVFSSFYMQSPASVLGHTLFKIDSAKNADSELLDYGVNYAANTDDKNPFTYTFRGLTGGYPGMFALFPYYLKVNEYNDMESRDLWEYRLNISKDDRERFLRHLWEMGRNYFDYYFFTQNCSFHMLGLLEAAKPDLDISNKASWIVAPPDTVKIYLSVPGLVLDRKYRPSLYSKVKQKIIAMTSEEKEIYWSLLDGEREIDSVKPIGIRYPLILDTLLDSYRYRKSRDKSSEVEQSRYRKLLLLRSKINEQIAINENEEMTTPPEDSHSLSRVSTGFGFSNVGPFAEYKYRVAYHDILNTDRGHVPNSEVQFMNFTVRKYESAPLEFTSMNLVRLMSFTPYNAVSKQFSYGIDIGTDTAMVEKEKFQKDLNVNRIGALLPGDPTAQLLNMDAVVRGERDGREYIRKQAGNFEVLYGYSFQDEFSQKKAPVLISFLGGIKAQPAAFFNGGVRYGPEAVISVLKEYGSWKFQLYGAYQYYQGSGNENNYSGNLKIRYLINKNNELRFEINSMRYYAEVLLSYNFLF; encoded by the coding sequence GTGACGAAAGTCAAACGTCTTACTTTTATAATAGTTTTCTTTCTCATCCTTTCCCTTTTCGGCCAAAGCAAAAAAGAGCCGGAGCTTTCGGGCGAAAATTCCAATTCAAAAATTGAAGAAGAGTCCGTAACTTCTTCAGAGTCGGAAACTCCTCCTAGCAATCTTCCGAAACCGGAGGACGAGTTGAAACGAAATCGTTTTTACTCGACTTTTACCCCTACCGATCCGGTGCAATCCTCCTATTTGAGCGATTTGCTTAAGCAGATTGATGAGAAAAAATTGTACGAGGAAAAACATTGGTATCGGCTGCAGCGATATTCCAAGAACTTTTTGGGAGGAGTGGAGAGTGAATCGGATAGCGTTCTATATTTTCTTTCTCCTAAAGGAAGAGTAAGCCCGTCGGAAGAAATGAGGGCTACAATCCGTGCTTTTTTTGCCCCGGAGCCTACTGAAGAAGGAACTATGCATCCTCAATGCATTTATCCTGAACGGTATTATTGGCTGAAGCAGAAATTGTCCTTTAATCCGGCGCTATTGCAGGAGCGCGAATGTGTCCGGTTCCAAAATTGGCGGGAAGCATTGGATCCCGGAAGCATTACGGTGGTATTTTCATCTTTTTATATGCAATCACCCGCTTCAGTATTGGGTCATACTTTATTCAAAATCGATTCGGCTAAAAATGCGGACTCGGAGCTTCTGGATTACGGAGTAAATTATGCCGCAAACACCGACGACAAAAATCCTTTCACTTATACCTTTCGAGGACTGACCGGAGGTTATCCGGGAATGTTCGCTCTTTTTCCATATTATCTTAAAGTAAACGAATATAATGATATGGAAAGTCGTGATCTATGGGAATATCGTTTAAACATTTCTAAAGATGATCGAGAGAGATTTTTACGCCATTTATGGGAGATGGGGAGAAATTATTTCGATTATTACTTTTTTACTCAGAATTGTTCTTTCCATATGCTAGGATTGCTTGAGGCCGCGAAACCGGATCTCGATATTTCCAACAAAGCAAGTTGGATTGTAGCTCCTCCGGATACGGTAAAGATATATCTGTCCGTGCCAGGTTTAGTATTGGATCGGAAATATCGTCCTTCGCTTTACTCCAAAGTGAAACAAAAAATCATAGCAATGACGTCCGAAGAGAAAGAGATTTATTGGTCCCTTTTGGACGGGGAAAGAGAAATCGATTCCGTTAAACCGATTGGAATTAGATATCCTTTGATCCTGGATACGCTTTTGGATTCCTACCGGTATAGAAAATCGAGAGATAAGAGTTCGGAAGTGGAGCAATCCAGATATAGAAAGCTTCTACTACTTCGAAGTAAAATTAACGAACAGATCGCGATTAATGAAAACGAGGAAATGACGACCCCGCCGGAGGATTCACATTCCCTTAGTCGAGTCTCAACAGGATTCGGTTTTTCTAATGTTGGGCCGTTTGCGGAATATAAATACAGAGTTGCATATCATGATATTTTAAATACTGACCGTGGACATGTTCCGAATTCGGAAGTCCAATTCATGAATTTTACGGTTCGCAAATACGAATCGGCACCGCTGGAATTTACTTCGATGAATTTGGTACGTCTAATGTCTTTCACGCCGTATAATGCGGTTTCGAAGCAATTTTCGTACGGAATTGATATTGGAACGGATACTGCTATGGTGGAAAAGGAGAAATTCCAGAAAGATTTAAATGTAAATCGGATAGGCGCTTTACTGCCCGGGGATCCGACCGCTCAACTCTTAAATATGGATGCCGTAGTACGGGGCGAGAGAGACGGACGTGAATACATCCGTAAACAGGCCGGAAATTTCGAAGTTCTATATGGATATTCTTTTCAGGACGAATTCTCACAAAAAAAGGCCCCGGTTCTAATTTCATTTCTTGGCGGAATAAAAGCACAGCCGGCCGCGTTTTTCAACGGGGGAGTCCGATACGGACCGGAAGCCGTCATCAGCGTCTTAAAAGAATACGGGTCCTGGAAGTTTCAGTTGTACGGAGCCTATCAATACTATCAAGGAAGTGGCAACGAAAATAATTATTCGGGGAATCTTAAAATTCGCTATCTAATAAATAAGAATAACGAATTGAGATTCGAGATAAATTCTATGAGGTATTATGCCGAAGTTTTACTTTCCTATAATTTTCTTTTTTAA
- a CDS encoding DUF3015 domain-containing protein, translating to MRKLIILSFISCFAFSFGIANLSAKGYGQAGCGLGSIIITGNGIEQIFATTTNGTLYNQTFGISSGTSGCTKDGIVQTEKAQEIFVHMNYESLEQEIAKGQGEKLSNLASLFGCPKDSKRFQEVAKENYSRIFTSASLKDPSLVLTNLRSQVGSDLELKNSCKI from the coding sequence ATGAGAAAACTTATTATTTTATCCTTTATTTCTTGTTTTGCATTCTCTTTCGGAATTGCGAATCTTTCGGCGAAAGGCTACGGTCAAGCCGGCTGCGGTTTGGGTTCGATCATCATTACCGGAAATGGAATCGAGCAAATTTTTGCGACAACGACCAACGGGACTCTATACAATCAGACCTTCGGAATTAGTTCCGGAACGTCAGGTTGTACGAAAGATGGAATCGTTCAGACCGAAAAAGCTCAAGAAATTTTTGTTCATATGAATTACGAAAGCTTAGAGCAGGAAATTGCGAAAGGGCAGGGAGAAAAACTCAGTAACTTGGCATCTCTTTTCGGTTGTCCTAAAGACTCGAAACGTTTTCAAGAAGTAGCAAAGGAGAACTATTCTAGAATCTTTACTTCCGCATCTTTGAAAGATCCAAGCTTGGTGCTGACGAATTTGAGGAGCCAAGTCGGAAGTGACTTAGAGCTCAAAAATTCCTGCAAGATTTAA
- a CDS encoding DUF3015 domain-containing protein, which yields MKNRLLAVLSVTALAGALFVSPRVEAKGYGMAGCGLGSLVIKSNDISQIFAATLNATGIQTFGITSGTSNCSSDGIVMKEKAQELFVTVNYESLEQEMALGKGEKLNTFAQLLGCTSDISSAQFGKMAKDKYSSLINSDTTPALLLSAVKSEVRKNESLSKSCALL from the coding sequence ATGAAAAACCGATTATTGGCAGTTCTATCCGTTACTGCTTTGGCAGGTGCGTTATTTGTATCGCCGAGAGTGGAAGCGAAAGGCTATGGGATGGCAGGATGCGGCTTAGGCTCTCTGGTCATTAAGAGTAATGATATTTCCCAGATCTTTGCGGCGACTTTGAATGCGACTGGTATTCAGACATTCGGGATTACTTCCGGAACTTCAAATTGCAGTTCCGACGGAATTGTAATGAAAGAGAAAGCCCAAGAGTTGTTCGTAACCGTTAATTATGAAAGCCTCGAGCAAGAAATGGCATTAGGAAAAGGTGAAAAATTAAATACGTTCGCTCAACTATTAGGATGTACTTCGGATATTTCTTCGGCTCAATTCGGTAAAATGGCGAAGGACAAATATTCTTCTTTGATTAATTCGGATACTACTCCAGCACTTCTACTTTCAGCCGTTAAATCTGAAGTTCGTAAAAACGAAAGCCTCTCAAAAAGCTGCGCTTTACTATAA
- a CDS encoding DUF3015 domain-containing protein: MDKRLISIGLGAFLLLGSGANSIFANGYGSAGCGLGSVIFSKNTTVLQVLAATTNGTSANQTFGISTGSLNCTTDGIVKNEKAQEIFIAQNFESLEREMSSGSGEKLNTLSHLLGCSPESANQLGLLAKTNYAKLFVKETTPSTLLSAVKDGIREDETLSRSCKI; this comes from the coding sequence ATGGACAAAAGACTAATTTCGATCGGCTTAGGTGCATTCCTGCTGCTCGGATCCGGTGCAAATAGCATCTTCGCGAACGGCTATGGAAGCGCAGGATGCGGACTTGGTTCGGTTATTTTTAGCAAGAATACGACCGTTCTTCAGGTATTAGCTGCGACGACGAACGGAACATCCGCGAACCAAACGTTCGGAATTTCCACCGGCTCGCTCAATTGCACGACGGATGGAATCGTAAAGAATGAAAAGGCTCAGGAAATTTTCATCGCTCAAAACTTTGAATCGTTAGAGCGGGAAATGTCCAGCGGAAGTGGGGAAAAACTGAATACCCTTTCGCATCTACTCGGTTGCAGTCCGGAGAGCGCTAACCAACTCGGTTTGTTGGCAAAAACAAACTATGCAAAGCTCTTCGTAAAAGAGACTACTCCATCGACCCTTCTTTCCGCAGTAAAAGACGGTATTCGAGAAGACGAAACTCTATCCCGTAGTTGCAAGATTTAA
- a CDS encoding DUF3015 family protein has translation MKKFLLTLLVVTLAILPTYIAAKDGYGAAGCGLGSVVITENKKVHQVIAATVNGTLGNQTFGISTGTLNCKTDSLAQKQKAQEIFVHMNYRYLEQEFAQGSGERVGALASLMGCRDSAAFSKIGKEKFAVLFNQDTPDSFLQKIRQEVSSNQQLTTTCRL, from the coding sequence ATGAAGAAATTCTTATTAACATTATTAGTTGTCACTCTAGCGATTTTACCGACTTATATCGCGGCAAAAGACGGATACGGAGCCGCAGGTTGTGGACTCGGATCGGTAGTAATCACGGAGAATAAAAAAGTCCATCAAGTAATCGCAGCTACCGTGAACGGTACTTTAGGAAATCAAACTTTCGGAATCTCCACAGGTACCTTGAATTGTAAGACGGATAGTCTTGCCCAGAAGCAGAAAGCGCAGGAAATCTTCGTTCATATGAACTACCGCTATCTGGAGCAGGAATTTGCTCAGGGAAGCGGAGAAAGAGTCGGTGCATTGGCTTCTTTGATGGGATGCCGGGATTCTGCGGCATTCAGCAAAATCGGGAAAGAGAAGTTTGCCGTACTTTTTAACCAAGATACGCCGGACTCTTTCCTGCAGAAAATAAGACAGGAAGTCTCTTCCAATCAACAGTTGACTACTACCTGCCGACTTTGA
- a CDS encoding class I SAM-dependent RNA methyltransferase, translating into MSNMDNVEPTGVITIDRLGRNLRGFGKLGGKSIEIPYSLVGDVYRVFKFGKRKFFYKWQADSLEKRDVIPKCSHFGQCGGCSGQHLEYAIQFELKFGPIRHALLECGIENFSVQPAVEQYHYRNRMDFAVFPDKIVGLRMAGNFRKIIPLDNCAIQSDWANEEFGRIKILLSEFPGIEYDRKKEIGFLKYVTLRKSVFTDDSMTIFTFTEDFKENSLLEKVAEATKRISVGKNLVFCFNRKKGEISASGESLVLRGRDSLVEAVLGRSFLIPFDGFFQPNPKEFLHILDFVKQRLTPKKTLIDLFCGSGFFSLLFGKEFPSLLGIDVVPSSVSAGLSVLQNEFPDKKLEMLSVDLFNKKGLEKLEATGLLHSDAVLIADPPRSGLSPELCGLLNRSRVGQFFYVSCNPEKLLADLRILSESYEIEDLLVCDPFPHTPHLEAVALLIPKNS; encoded by the coding sequence ATGTCAAACATGGATAATGTCGAACCTACCGGTGTCATCACGATAGACAGACTCGGACGGAACCTGCGAGGCTTCGGAAAACTAGGCGGAAAATCTATCGAAATCCCCTACTCTCTCGTAGGGGACGTCTATCGTGTTTTTAAATTCGGAAAACGTAAATTTTTTTATAAATGGCAGGCAGATTCTTTAGAAAAACGTGATGTAATTCCGAAATGCTCCCACTTCGGTCAATGCGGAGGTTGCTCGGGACAACATTTGGAATATGCAATACAGTTCGAATTGAAATTCGGACCGATTCGACACGCGTTGCTGGAGTGCGGAATCGAAAATTTTTCCGTTCAACCCGCGGTCGAGCAATACCATTATAGAAACAGAATGGATTTTGCGGTCTTCCCGGATAAAATCGTGGGACTCAGGATGGCCGGGAATTTCCGAAAAATAATTCCTTTAGATAATTGCGCGATACAATCGGATTGGGCCAACGAGGAATTCGGCCGCATAAAAATACTCTTATCCGAATTTCCCGGTATCGAATACGATAGGAAGAAGGAGATAGGATTTCTAAAATACGTTACTCTCCGTAAATCCGTGTTCACCGACGATTCCATGACTATCTTCACATTTACGGAAGATTTTAAAGAGAATTCTTTATTAGAAAAAGTTGCTGAAGCTACGAAACGGATTTCAGTCGGTAAAAATTTAGTCTTTTGCTTTAATCGAAAGAAAGGTGAAATCTCCGCATCCGGGGAAAGCCTTGTCCTCCGAGGAAGAGACAGCTTGGTCGAAGCCGTATTGGGCCGCTCCTTCTTGATCCCGTTCGACGGTTTCTTTCAACCTAACCCTAAAGAATTTTTGCATATTCTAGATTTTGTGAAGCAAAGGCTAACTCCAAAGAAAACGCTTATCGATTTATTTTGCGGCAGCGGTTTCTTTTCGCTTTTATTCGGTAAGGAATTTCCAAGCCTGTTAGGAATCGATGTAGTTCCGTCCTCGGTTTCGGCCGGACTATCCGTACTGCAAAACGAATTTCCCGATAAGAAATTGGAAATGTTGTCCGTCGACTTATTCAATAAAAAAGGTTTGGAAAAATTGGAAGCGACCGGCCTTCTTCATTCCGACGCGGTGCTGATCGCAGATCCGCCAAGGAGCGGCTTATCTCCCGAACTTTGCGGCCTTCTAAACCGAAGCCGAGTCGGTCAATTTTTCTACGTTTCCTGCAATCCTGAAAAACTTCTGGCGGATCTCCGAATTTTATCGGAATCCTACGAAATCGAAGATTTACTCGTGTGCGACCCCTTTCCGCATACTCCTCATTTGGAAGCAGTTGCGCTTTTAATTCCCAAAAATAGCTGA